The Streptomyces sp. NBC_00162 genome window below encodes:
- a CDS encoding NUDIX domain-containing protein: MGNDIVDTPESWEVIASRTPFQGAKTAVRSDQVRMPDRAVVRRDYQAHPGSVCVLALDEEQRVLVLKQFRHPVRHRLWELPAGLLDVVGENPLHAAQRELYEEAHVKAEDWRVLVDFFSSPGGSDEAVRVFLARSLSEAEGERYEVSDEEADMEIARVPLAELVAGVLAGRLGNPGLVSGVLALSAALGSEGGVDALRPPQAPWPARPYEA; this comes from the coding sequence ATGGGCAACGACATCGTGGACACACCGGAGTCGTGGGAGGTCATCGCGTCGCGAACCCCGTTCCAGGGCGCGAAGACGGCGGTCCGTTCGGATCAGGTGCGGATGCCGGACCGGGCGGTGGTGCGCCGCGACTACCAGGCGCACCCCGGGTCGGTGTGCGTGCTGGCACTGGACGAGGAGCAGCGGGTGCTGGTCCTGAAGCAGTTCCGCCACCCGGTGCGGCACCGGCTGTGGGAGCTGCCAGCCGGGCTGCTGGACGTGGTGGGGGAGAACCCGCTGCACGCGGCCCAGCGGGAGCTGTACGAGGAGGCGCACGTCAAGGCGGAGGACTGGCGGGTCCTCGTCGACTTCTTCTCCTCGCCGGGCGGGTCGGACGAGGCGGTCCGGGTCTTCCTCGCGCGGTCCCTGTCGGAGGCGGAGGGTGAGCGGTACGAGGTCTCCGACGAGGAGGCGGACATGGAGATCGCGCGCGTTCCCCTCGCGGAACTGGTCGCCGGGGTCCTGGCGGGCCGGCTCGGCAACCCGGGTCTGGTGTCCGGGGTGCTGGCGCTGTCCGCCGCCCTTGGCTCCGAGGGCGGTGTCGATGCCCTCCGCCCGCCCCAGGCCCCGTGGCCGGCCCGTCCGTACGAGGCGTAG
- a CDS encoding tetratricopeptide repeat protein, which produces MTDFVGRRRELKELREDIARTGLDTLSGRKAKAPRARVLLVAGRPGSGRTALAEAFVREVAEQYPDGVLRTRLTASGGQTVATERALRGLLEGLGQATPPGAGEDELSSALRTALDGRRVVILVDDAADPHQVDALLPDTPECLVVVTAEGPLTGIPDVRPCTLGGLDTPSAVEMLAQRIGDTRVTADPRAAEALAEECGGQPAALALVGGWLAAHPKASVADVAKQLHDMPAGVGGALARGFRLVYESLPQPAQRTLRLLPLAPAGIVDSHSASALAGCSVAAAQSTLDDFAGLGLLHHAHDGLLQLPGCLAPLLQALLEARERPAEVQLARARMLERTVRLLHSCRAMAEPDEDDGVGLREKLEGVPRALRFPDRRAAATWLDTRLPALSAATSLAVADGELDTLARRLIAALVRALAEHRGTAEAAPELYGLHRLVLDVAERRGLHREQAAALLNLADLDAETGRTQEALDRYRAALDAGRAANDPYATGRAMESVGGAYLELADWHRASDWFGRALAQALARGERADEARLYGRLGNVHTYAGRYGDAQRSWRAAAAGYRRLADVPGQAKALSEMARVQEYAGRPEESLHTCREAVELARRAGDQRLQAALQVRLADTLDRLGDPAAARLHRSAADRLLGDDPAACEIRSDSD; this is translated from the coding sequence GTGACGGATTTCGTCGGGCGGCGGCGTGAGCTCAAGGAGCTGCGCGAGGACATCGCACGGACCGGGCTCGACACCCTCTCGGGCCGCAAGGCCAAGGCACCCCGCGCGCGTGTGCTGCTGGTCGCCGGACGGCCGGGGTCCGGGCGGACCGCGCTCGCCGAGGCGTTCGTGCGAGAGGTCGCCGAGCAGTACCCCGACGGGGTGCTCCGGACCCGGCTCACCGCCTCCGGCGGGCAGACCGTGGCCACCGAGCGGGCCCTCAGGGGCCTGCTGGAAGGGCTGGGACAGGCCACCCCGCCCGGTGCCGGCGAGGACGAGCTCAGCTCGGCCCTGCGCACCGCGCTCGACGGGCGCCGCGTGGTGATCCTGGTCGACGACGCCGCCGATCCGCACCAGGTCGACGCCCTGCTGCCGGACACCCCCGAGTGCCTCGTCGTGGTCACCGCCGAAGGACCGCTCACCGGCATTCCCGACGTGCGGCCCTGCACCCTGGGGGGACTCGACACGCCCTCCGCCGTGGAGATGCTCGCGCAGCGCATCGGGGACACCCGCGTCACCGCCGACCCGCGCGCCGCCGAAGCCCTCGCCGAGGAGTGCGGCGGCCAGCCCGCCGCGCTCGCCCTCGTCGGCGGCTGGCTCGCCGCCCACCCCAAGGCCTCGGTCGCCGACGTGGCCAAGCAGCTGCACGACATGCCCGCCGGCGTCGGCGGCGCGCTGGCCCGCGGCTTCCGGCTCGTCTACGAGTCCTTGCCGCAGCCCGCCCAGCGGACCCTGCGGCTGCTGCCGCTGGCCCCCGCCGGGATCGTCGACTCGCACTCCGCCTCCGCCCTGGCCGGCTGCTCGGTGGCTGCGGCCCAGTCCACGCTGGACGACTTCGCCGGGCTGGGCCTGCTGCACCATGCCCACGACGGCCTGCTCCAGCTGCCCGGCTGCCTCGCCCCCCTGCTCCAGGCCCTGCTCGAGGCCAGGGAGCGCCCCGCCGAGGTCCAGCTCGCCCGGGCCCGGATGCTGGAGCGCACCGTACGGCTGCTGCACTCCTGCCGGGCCATGGCCGAACCGGACGAGGATGACGGGGTCGGCCTGCGGGAGAAGCTGGAGGGGGTGCCGCGCGCCCTGCGCTTCCCCGACCGGCGGGCCGCCGCCACCTGGCTGGACACCCGGCTGCCCGCGCTCTCGGCCGCCACCTCCCTGGCCGTGGCCGACGGGGAGCTGGACACCCTGGCCCGCCGCCTGATCGCCGCCCTCGTACGAGCCCTGGCGGAGCACCGCGGCACCGCCGAGGCCGCCCCCGAGCTGTACGGGCTGCACCGGCTGGTCCTGGACGTGGCCGAGCGGCGCGGCCTGCACCGGGAGCAGGCCGCCGCACTGCTGAACCTGGCCGACCTGGACGCCGAGACCGGCCGGACCCAGGAGGCGCTCGACCGCTACCGGGCCGCGCTGGACGCCGGACGGGCGGCGAACGATCCGTACGCGACCGGCCGCGCGATGGAATCCGTAGGGGGCGCGTACCTGGAGCTGGCGGACTGGCACCGGGCCTCCGACTGGTTCGGCCGGGCACTCGCCCAGGCCCTCGCGCGGGGGGAGCGCGCGGACGAGGCCCGGCTGTACGGGCGACTCGGAAACGTACACACGTACGCGGGCCGGTACGGGGACGCGCAGCGCAGCTGGCGGGCCGCCGCCGCGGGCTACCGGCGGCTGGCCGATGTGCCCGGCCAGGCAAAGGCGTTGAGCGAGATGGCCCGGGTCCAGGAGTACGCCGGCCGCCCCGAGGAATCGCTGCACACCTGCCGGGAGGCGGTGGAGCTGGCGCGCCGCGCCGGGGACCAGCGGCTGCAGGCCGCGCTCCAGGTCCGGCTGGCCGACACGCTCGACCGGCTGGGGGACCCCGCGGCCGCCCGGCTGCACCGGTCCGCGGCCGACAGATTGCTGGGAGACGACCCAGCAGCCTGCGAAATCCGTAGTGATTCCGACTGA
- the ald gene encoding alanine dehydrogenase — MKVGIPREVKNNEFRVAITPAGVHELVRNGHQVFVEQNAGVGSSITDAEYVSAGAEILGTADEVWATADLLLKVKEPIAEEYHRLRKDQTLFTYLHLAASRECTDALLESGTTAIAYETVELANRALPLLAPMSEVAGRLAPQVGAYHLMRSAGGRGVLPGGVPGTHAGECVVIGGGVSGWNAAQIAIGMGFHVTLLDRDINKLREADKIFGTKIKTIVSNAFELEKAVVEADLVIGAVLIPGAKAPKLVTNELVAKMKPGSVLVDIAIDQGGCFEDSRPTTHAEPTFQVHNSVFYCVANMPGAVPNTSTYALTNATLPYIVQLANLGWVEALRRDPALGLGLNTHDGQVVYGPVAEAHGLETLELSTLLG; from the coding sequence ATGAAGGTCGGCATCCCCCGCGAGGTCAAGAACAACGAGTTCCGCGTGGCCATCACCCCCGCCGGTGTCCACGAGCTCGTCCGTAACGGCCACCAGGTCTTCGTCGAGCAGAACGCCGGTGTCGGCTCCTCGATCACGGACGCCGAGTACGTCTCGGCCGGCGCCGAGATCCTCGGCACCGCCGACGAGGTCTGGGCGACCGCGGACCTGCTGCTGAAGGTCAAGGAGCCCATCGCGGAGGAGTACCACCGCCTCCGCAAGGACCAGACCCTCTTCACCTACCTGCACCTGGCGGCCTCCCGCGAGTGCACGGACGCCCTGCTGGAGTCCGGCACCACCGCCATCGCGTACGAGACGGTCGAGCTCGCCAACCGCGCGCTCCCGCTGCTCGCCCCGATGTCCGAGGTCGCGGGCCGCCTGGCCCCGCAGGTCGGCGCCTACCACCTGATGCGCTCGGCCGGCGGCCGTGGCGTGCTCCCCGGCGGCGTCCCCGGCACCCACGCCGGCGAGTGCGTGGTCATCGGCGGCGGCGTCTCCGGCTGGAACGCCGCGCAGATCGCCATCGGCATGGGCTTCCACGTGACCCTGCTGGACCGCGACATCAACAAGCTCCGCGAGGCCGACAAGATCTTCGGCACGAAGATCAAGACGATCGTCTCCAACGCCTTCGAGCTGGAGAAGGCCGTCGTCGAGGCCGACCTCGTCATCGGCGCGGTGCTGATCCCGGGTGCGAAGGCCCCGAAGCTGGTCACCAACGAGCTCGTCGCCAAGATGAAGCCCGGAAGTGTCCTTGTCGACATCGCGATCGACCAGGGCGGCTGCTTCGAGGACTCCCGTCCGACCACTCACGCCGAGCCGACCTTCCAGGTCCACAACTCGGTCTTCTACTGCGTCGCCAACATGCCGGGCGCGGTGCCGAACACCTCCACCTACGCGCTGACCAACGCCACGCTGCCCTACATCGTGCAGCTCGCGAACCTCGGCTGGGTCGAGGCGCTGCGTCGTGACCCCGCGCTCGGCCTGGGCCTCAACACCCATGACGGCCAGGTCGTTTACGGTCCGGTCGCCGAGGCCCACGGCCTCGAGACCCTCGAGCTGAGCACGCTGCTCGGCTGA
- a CDS encoding ParA family protein — protein sequence MPERGQNPTGLEAVGSVAVRTFANHQHMTTPQKSMDGLDVNSRAGDRSGDKPTGFADYDNVPEGHFYDPDAEYEPDPEYAATLAPDAARQRRERIGPTGRPLPYFPIPGPLTDHGPAKIIAMCNQKGGVGKTTSTINLGAALAEYGRRVLLVDFDPQGALSVGLGVNPMELDLTVYNLLMERGMSADEVLLKTAVPNMDLLPSNIDLSAAEVQLVSEVARESTLQRALKPLMADYDYIVIDCQPSLGLLTVNALTAAHKVIVPLECEFFALRGVALLTETIEKVQERLNPELELDGILATMYDSRTVHSREVLARVVEAFDDHVYHTVIGRTVRFPETTVAGEPITTYASNSVGAAAYRQLAREVLARCHAE from the coding sequence GTGCCGGAGCGGGGTCAGAACCCCACCGGGCTCGAGGCTGTCGGCTCCGTCGCAGTCCGCACCTTCGCAAACCACCAGCACATGACGACGCCCCAAAAGAGCATGGACGGCCTAGACGTGAACTCCAGGGCCGGCGACCGGAGCGGCGACAAGCCCACTGGTTTCGCCGACTACGACAATGTGCCCGAGGGGCACTTCTACGACCCCGACGCGGAGTACGAACCGGACCCCGAGTACGCGGCCACCCTCGCCCCCGACGCTGCCCGTCAGCGCCGTGAGCGGATCGGCCCGACCGGACGCCCGCTCCCGTACTTCCCCATCCCGGGTCCGCTGACCGACCACGGTCCCGCGAAGATCATCGCGATGTGCAACCAGAAGGGCGGCGTGGGCAAGACCACGTCGACCATCAACCTGGGTGCCGCGCTCGCCGAGTACGGGCGCCGCGTGCTGCTCGTCGACTTCGACCCGCAGGGCGCGCTGTCCGTGGGTCTCGGCGTGAACCCGATGGAACTCGACCTGACGGTCTACAACCTGCTCATGGAGCGGGGCATGTCGGCCGACGAGGTGCTGCTCAAGACCGCGGTCCCCAACATGGACCTGCTGCCGAGCAACATCGACCTGTCCGCTGCCGAAGTGCAGTTGGTCAGCGAGGTCGCGCGCGAGTCCACCCTGCAGCGGGCCCTGAAGCCCCTGATGGCCGACTACGACTACATCGTGATCGACTGTCAGCCCTCGCTCGGTCTGCTGACCGTGAACGCCCTGACGGCGGCTCACAAGGTCATCGTCCCGCTGGAGTGCGAGTTCTTCGCACTGCGCGGCGTGGCGCTGCTGACCGAGACCATCGAGAAGGTGCAGGAGCGGCTCAACCCCGAGCTGGAGCTCGACGGCATCCTCGCCACGATGTACGACTCCCGTACGGTGCACAGCCGCGAGGTGCTGGCGCGCGTCGTCGAGGCCTTCGACGACCACGTCTACCACACGGTCATCGGCCGGACGGTGCGCTTCCCGGAGACCACGGTCGCCGGTGAGCCGATCACGACGTACGCCTCCAACTCCGTCGGCGCCGCCGCCTACCGCCAGCTGGCCAGGGAGGTGCTCGCCCGGTGTCACGCCGAGTGA
- a CDS encoding segregation and condensation protein A produces the protein MPFPAEPGRPTRRILGRGPGAPGDGPGGPESPAAPPVRSEGGAEPREHRGPADGPLEGRGGPPDPDEAGDAPGEDPAEAPHGAGPAGGNGRFTLRLANFEGPFDLLLQLISRHKLDVTEVALSKVTDEFMAHIRAMGPDWDLDQTTEFLVVAATLLDLKAARLLPAAEVEDEADLALLEARDLLFARLLQYRAYKRIAAIFEERAEAEGRRYPRTVGLEPHHADLLPEVVITIGPDGFARLAVKAMQPRAKPQVYVDHIHAPLVSVREQAGLVVRMLKARGEATFQELTEDAGDTLTVVARFLALLELYREKAVVLDQEEALKTLTVRWSGGDGDGMPTVTDEFDQIVEVKE, from the coding sequence ATGCCCTTCCCCGCCGAACCCGGCCGACCGACCCGGCGCATCCTGGGCCGCGGTCCCGGTGCGCCGGGAGACGGCCCGGGCGGCCCTGAATCGCCCGCTGCGCCGCCAGTGCGGTCCGAGGGCGGGGCGGAGCCCCGGGAGCACCGCGGGCCCGCTGACGGGCCCCTTGAGGGCCGCGGCGGCCCCCCGGACCCGGACGAAGCCGGTGACGCCCCGGGCGAGGACCCCGCCGAGGCCCCGCACGGCGCGGGCCCCGCCGGAGGCAACGGCAGGTTCACCCTGCGGCTCGCGAACTTCGAGGGCCCCTTCGACCTGCTGCTCCAGCTGATCTCCCGGCACAAGCTCGACGTCACCGAGGTCGCGCTGTCCAAGGTCACCGACGAGTTCATGGCCCACATCCGGGCCATGGGCCCCGACTGGGACCTCGACCAGACCACCGAGTTCCTCGTCGTCGCCGCCACCCTGCTCGACCTGAAGGCCGCGCGGCTGCTGCCGGCCGCCGAGGTAGAGGACGAGGCCGACCTCGCCCTGCTGGAGGCCCGGGACCTGCTCTTCGCCCGCCTCCTCCAGTACCGGGCGTACAAACGGATCGCCGCGATCTTCGAGGAGCGCGCGGAGGCCGAGGGCAGGCGCTACCCGCGCACCGTCGGCCTGGAGCCGCACCACGCCGACCTGCTGCCCGAGGTCGTCATCACCATCGGCCCGGACGGCTTCGCCCGCCTCGCGGTCAAGGCCATGCAGCCCAGGGCCAAGCCCCAGGTCTACGTGGACCACATCCACGCGCCGCTGGTCAGCGTGCGCGAGCAGGCCGGTCTCGTCGTACGGATGCTGAAGGCCCGCGGGGAGGCCACCTTCCAGGAGCTCACCGAGGACGCCGGGGACACCCTCACCGTCGTCGCGCGCTTCCTGGCGCTCCTGGAGCTCTACCGCGAGAAGGCGGTGGTCCTGGACCAAGAGGAGGCCCTGAAGACCCTGACCGTGCGCTGGAGCGGCGGGGACGGCGACGGCATGCCGACCGTGACCGACGAGTTCGACCAGATCGTGGAGGTCAAGGAATGA
- the scpB gene encoding SMC-Scp complex subunit ScpB: protein MSSDVAALALKPALEAVLMVVDEPATEAHLAKVLERTPREIADALRELADEYTLQGRGFELRPVAGGWRFYTRAEYAPAVEGFVLDGQQARLTQAALETLAVVAYRQPVSRSRVSAVRGVNCDGVMRTLLQRGLVEEAGTEPETGAILYRTTNHFLERMGLRGLDELPELAPFLPEADAIEAETQEGVPSFDPDSPDTDEDDDKTTDI from the coding sequence ATGAGCAGCGACGTGGCCGCGCTGGCGCTGAAGCCCGCGCTGGAAGCCGTACTCATGGTCGTGGACGAGCCCGCGACGGAGGCGCACCTCGCCAAGGTGCTGGAGCGCACCCCGCGTGAGATCGCGGACGCGCTGCGCGAGCTCGCCGACGAGTACACGCTCCAGGGGCGCGGATTCGAGCTGCGCCCGGTCGCCGGCGGATGGCGGTTCTACACCCGGGCGGAGTACGCCCCGGCCGTCGAGGGCTTCGTACTGGACGGCCAGCAGGCCCGCCTCACCCAGGCGGCGCTGGAGACCCTGGCGGTCGTCGCGTACCGCCAGCCGGTGAGCCGGTCGCGGGTCTCGGCGGTCCGCGGAGTCAACTGCGACGGGGTCATGCGGACCCTCCTCCAGCGGGGTCTGGTGGAGGAGGCGGGGACGGAACCCGAAACAGGTGCGATCCTGTACAGGACGACGAACCACTTTTTGGAGCGGATGGGCCTGCGCGGCCTGGACGAGCTCCCGGAACTCGCGCCCTTCCTCCCCGAGGCGGACGCGATCGAAGCCGAGACGCAAGAAGGTGTGCCGTCGTTCGATCCGGACTCACCGGATACCGATGAAGACGACGACAAGACGACGGACATTTGA
- a CDS encoding pseudouridine synthase has product MRSNGNGGGNRNSGGGGGGARGNSRGGSSSSGGGGYRGGGSGGGGGSRGGSSSGGGGYRGGSSSGGGGGSRGGSSSGGGGYRGGSSSGGGGYRGGSSSGGGYQGGGGYQGGGSDSRDRDQAPPPRIRNPRPEERRYDVGPEGERSGRSGPKAGGGGARGASARGGAKGGPKTSRTPGIGGAGGPRSGPGSRSGQSRPRELDARIEERVRDRYADKPVIKTPKTFPGAEEEGERLQKVLARAGMGSRRACEELIEQARVEVNGEIVLEQGKRVLPKDEIKVDGLTVATQSYLFFALNKPAGVVSTMEDPDGRQCLGDYVTNRETRLFHVGRLDTETEGIILLTNHGELAHRLTHPKYGVKKTYVAAITGPLPREIGKRLKDGIELEDGYARADHFRVVDQVGKNYLVEVTLHEGRKHIVRRMMAEAGFPVEKLVRTSFGPIELGDQKSGWLRRLTNTEVGMLMREVGL; this is encoded by the coding sequence ATGCGAAGCAACGGCAACGGCGGCGGCAACAGGAACAGCGGCGGCGGCGGTGGTGGCGCACGCGGTAACTCCCGCGGCGGCAGCTCCTCCTCCGGTGGCGGTGGCTACCGCGGTGGCGGCTCCGGCGGTGGCGGTGGCTCCCGCGGCGGCTCCTCCTCCGGCGGTGGCGGCTACCGCGGTGGCTCCTCCTCCGGCGGCGGCGGTGGCTCCCGCGGGGGCAGCTCCTCCGGCGGCGGTGGGTACCGCGGTGGTTCCTCCTCCGGCGGGGGCGGCTACCGCGGTGGTTCCTCCTCCGGCGGCGGCTACCAGGGCGGTGGCGGCTACCAGGGCGGCGGCTCCGACTCGCGCGACCGCGACCAGGCTCCGCCGCCGCGGATCCGCAACCCGCGCCCCGAGGAGCGTCGCTACGACGTGGGCCCCGAGGGCGAGCGCAGCGGCCGCAGCGGTCCCAAGGCCGGCGGCGGCGGTGCCCGTGGCGCGTCGGCGCGCGGCGGTGCCAAGGGCGGCCCCAAGACCTCCAGGACCCCCGGCATCGGCGGGGCCGGCGGCCCGCGCAGCGGTCCCGGCAGCCGCAGCGGCCAGTCCCGCCCGCGCGAGCTGGACGCGCGGATCGAGGAGCGAGTGCGCGACCGGTACGCCGACAAGCCCGTGATCAAGACCCCGAAGACCTTCCCGGGTGCCGAGGAGGAGGGTGAGCGTCTGCAGAAGGTGCTCGCCCGCGCCGGCATGGGCTCGCGCCGCGCGTGCGAGGAGCTCATCGAGCAGGCCCGCGTCGAGGTCAACGGCGAGATCGTGCTGGAGCAGGGCAAGCGCGTCCTGCCGAAGGACGAGATCAAGGTGGACGGCCTGACCGTCGCCACCCAGTCGTACCTGTTCTTCGCGCTGAACAAGCCGGCCGGTGTCGTCTCCACGATGGAGGACCCGGACGGCCGCCAGTGCCTGGGCGACTACGTCACCAACCGTGAGACGCGTCTCTTCCACGTCGGCCGGCTCGACACCGAGACCGAGGGCATCATCCTGCTCACCAACCACGGTGAGCTGGCCCACCGCCTCACGCACCCGAAGTACGGCGTGAAGAAGACCTACGTCGCGGCGATCACCGGCCCGCTGCCGCGCGAGATCGGCAAGCGGCTCAAGGACGGCATCGAGCTGGAGGACGGGTACGCCCGCGCCGACCACTTCCGCGTCGTCGACCAGGTCGGCAAGAACTACCTGGTCGAGGTCACCCTCCACGAGGGCCGCAAGCACATCGTCCGCCGCATGATGGCCGAGGCCGGCTTCCCCGTCGAGAAGCTCGTGCGGACCTCCTTCGGTCCGATCGAGCTCGGCGACCAGAAGTCCGGCTGGCTGCGCCGCCTGACCAACACCGAGGTCGGCATGCTGATGCGCGAGGTCGGTCTGTAA
- the pnuC gene encoding nicotinamide riboside transporter PnuC, which produces MSMSWTEVLGFATGALCVWLVARQHVANWPIGIANNLFFIVLFAQAGLYADAGLQIVFIALAAYGWWSWTHGGGPGTAETLAVRRTTRTEWAWLAAAGAVGVLGLTLLLSSATDSTVPFWDALTTGLSLAATYGQCRKLVESWWLWIAADLLYIPLYAYKGLYLTSGLYVGFLALCVAGLVGWRRTLPARGARTALEATA; this is translated from the coding sequence ATGAGCATGAGCTGGACCGAGGTACTCGGATTCGCCACTGGTGCCCTGTGCGTCTGGCTCGTCGCCCGGCAGCACGTCGCCAACTGGCCGATCGGCATCGCCAACAACCTGTTCTTCATCGTGCTCTTCGCCCAGGCCGGCCTCTACGCCGATGCCGGGCTGCAGATCGTCTTCATCGCCCTCGCCGCGTACGGCTGGTGGTCCTGGACCCACGGGGGTGGACCAGGAACCGCCGAGACCCTGGCGGTGCGCCGCACCACGCGCACCGAATGGGCCTGGCTGGCCGCGGCGGGGGCGGTGGGCGTGCTCGGCCTCACCCTGCTGCTGAGCAGCGCCACCGACTCGACCGTCCCCTTCTGGGACGCCCTGACCACCGGGCTCTCGCTCGCGGCCACCTACGGCCAGTGCCGCAAGCTCGTCGAGTCCTGGTGGCTGTGGATCGCCGCCGACCTCCTCTACATCCCGCTGTACGCGTACAAGGGGCTGTACCTGACCTCCGGCCTGTACGTCGGCTTCCTCGCGCTCTGCGTGGCCGGGCTGGTCGGCTGGCGGCGCACGCTCCCGGCGCGGGGCGCCCGTACGGCCCTGGAGGCGACGGCATGA
- a CDS encoding AAA family ATPase: MRRFGHGLVLGKFYPPHAGHHHLVRTAQDRCDRLTVLVCAASVESVPLADRVAWMREAHPGADVVGAVDDIPVDLHDPAVWEAHMAIFRGALDGPVDAVFTSEEYGSELARRFGAEEVCVDPARTLFPVSGTAVRADPAGCWEFLGPAVRGSLARRVVVLGAESTGTTTLSRALAGHYRRRGGVWAGTGWVPEYGRRYSEEKLEAARAADPAAGWADVSFTSEEFPVIARRQDADEERAARLGSPVLFCDTDSFATGIWHERYMGGRNEEVEKTASLTRRDLYLLTDHADVPFEDDGLRDGPHLRPWMTGRFREELERTGKRFLVVRGDREERLAAAVAAVDELLAEGWYFADPLPEAR, from the coding sequence ATGAGGCGCTTCGGGCACGGCCTGGTGCTGGGCAAGTTCTACCCGCCGCACGCCGGCCACCACCACCTGGTGCGCACCGCCCAGGACCGGTGCGACCGGCTGACCGTGCTGGTCTGCGCGGCCTCCGTGGAGTCGGTGCCGCTCGCCGACCGCGTCGCATGGATGCGGGAGGCGCACCCGGGCGCGGACGTGGTCGGCGCCGTCGACGACATCCCGGTCGACCTGCACGACCCGGCGGTCTGGGAAGCCCACATGGCGATCTTCCGGGGCGCGCTGGACGGGCCCGTCGACGCCGTCTTCACCTCGGAGGAGTACGGGTCCGAGCTCGCGCGGCGGTTCGGCGCCGAGGAGGTCTGCGTGGACCCCGCGCGGACCCTGTTCCCGGTGTCCGGGACGGCGGTGCGGGCCGATCCCGCCGGCTGCTGGGAATTCCTGGGACCGGCCGTACGGGGCTCCCTCGCGCGGCGGGTCGTCGTACTCGGCGCCGAGTCCACCGGGACCACGACGCTGTCGCGGGCGCTGGCCGGGCACTACCGGCGGCGCGGCGGGGTGTGGGCCGGGACCGGCTGGGTCCCCGAGTACGGGCGCCGGTACAGCGAGGAGAAGCTGGAAGCGGCCCGCGCCGCGGACCCGGCGGCCGGCTGGGCGGACGTCTCCTTCACCTCGGAGGAGTTCCCGGTCATCGCCCGGCGGCAGGACGCGGACGAGGAACGGGCGGCCCGGCTGGGCTCGCCGGTGCTGTTCTGCGACACCGACTCCTTCGCGACCGGCATCTGGCACGAGCGGTACATGGGCGGCCGCAACGAGGAGGTCGAGAAGACAGCCTCCCTCACCCGGCGCGACCTGTACCTGCTGACGGACCACGCGGACGTGCCCTTCGAGGACGACGGGCTGCGGGACGGCCCCCACCTGCGCCCCTGGATGACCGGGCGGTTCCGCGAGGAACTCGAGCGCACCGGGAAGCGGTTCCTCGTCGTACGGGGGGACCGCGAGGAGCGGCTGGCGGCGGCCGTGGCGGCGGTCGACGAACTGCTCGCCGAAGGCTGGTACTTCGCCGACCCGCTGCCGGAGGCCCGATGA
- a CDS encoding NUDIX hydrolase, protein MTAGYDPSAFVPFAVTVDLAVFTVRGGLLHVLLIRRGQEPYEGAWALPGGFVTPRESAETAARRELAEETGLSEGVVAALHLEQLRTYSEPDRDPRMRVVSVAFTALVPDMPEPAAEGGGDAAHARWVPVAEVGPLAFDHAVILGHARERVGAKLEYTCLATAFCPPEFTLGELQSVYETVWDTALDRPNFRRKVLATPGFVEAVPGAARLTGGRGKPAALYRPGPATALHPPLLRPSEGNKR, encoded by the coding sequence ATGACCGCCGGCTACGACCCCTCCGCCTTCGTGCCGTTCGCGGTGACCGTAGACCTGGCCGTCTTCACCGTGCGCGGCGGGCTGCTGCACGTGCTGCTGATCCGGCGCGGGCAGGAGCCGTACGAGGGGGCCTGGGCGCTCCCCGGCGGCTTCGTCACGCCCCGGGAGTCCGCGGAGACGGCCGCCCGCCGCGAGCTGGCCGAGGAGACCGGCCTGTCGGAGGGCGTCGTGGCGGCCCTGCACCTGGAGCAGCTGCGCACCTACAGCGAGCCGGACCGCGACCCCCGGATGCGGGTGGTCTCGGTGGCCTTCACGGCGCTGGTCCCGGACATGCCGGAGCCGGCCGCGGAGGGCGGCGGGGACGCGGCCCACGCCCGCTGGGTGCCGGTGGCCGAGGTCGGCCCTCTCGCCTTCGACCACGCCGTGATCCTGGGCCACGCGCGGGAGCGGGTCGGCGCGAAGCTCGAGTACACCTGCCTGGCCACCGCCTTCTGCCCGCCCGAATTCACCCTCGGGGAGCTCCAGTCCGTCTACGAGACGGTCTGGGACACCGCCCTGGACCGCCCCAACTTCCGCCGCAAGGTCCTGGCCACACCCGGCTTCGTCGAGGCCGTACCGGGAGCCGCCCGGCTGACCGGAGGCCGCGGCAAACCGGCCGCGCTGTACCGGCCGGGACCGGCGACCGCCCTGCACCCGCCCCTGCTCCGCCCCTCGGAAGGAAACAAGCGATGA